In Desulfitibacter sp. BRH_c19, one genomic interval encodes:
- a CDS encoding (Fe-S)-binding protein: MSHQSLKASYKSLEERLNRFPQGAPPSETLYKILKILFTEKEASLVAQLPIKPFSAKLAAKIWGMSEMEAHEILNGLASRAILLDSEVKGTTIYTLPPPMAGFFEFALMRLRGDVDQKLLSELYHQYLNVEEDFVTELFFGSETKLGRVFVQEEVLTNDNAIHVLDYEKASHIIRTSNHIGVSMCYCRHKMEHLNKACDAPMEICLTFNNAAASLAKYEYARQIDVSEALELLHQAYENNLVQCGENVREGVSFICNCCGCCCEALIAARKFGSLQPVHTTNYLPAITKDTCNGCGRCVSACPIGAISFTNESKGNAKKVIVDENICLGCGVCVRSCIKKSIILESRKERVITPVNSVHRIVLMAIEKGKLQELIFDNKAFKSHRAMAAVLSAILKMPPIKQVMASKQMKSVYLEKLVKKFT, encoded by the coding sequence ATGTCGCATCAATCACTTAAGGCTAGCTATAAAAGCTTAGAGGAGAGGTTGAATAGGTTTCCTCAGGGTGCTCCTCCATCAGAAACACTATATAAAATATTAAAAATACTGTTTACTGAAAAAGAAGCAAGCCTTGTAGCTCAGTTGCCAATTAAGCCATTTAGTGCAAAACTGGCGGCAAAGATTTGGGGAATGAGTGAAATGGAGGCCCATGAGATACTCAATGGGCTAGCAAGCAGAGCAATCTTATTAGATTCTGAAGTAAAGGGAACAACCATCTATACCCTACCCCCACCAATGGCTGGGTTTTTCGAATTTGCCCTAATGAGATTAAGGGGAGATGTAGACCAAAAGCTCCTTAGTGAGCTTTATCATCAATACTTAAATGTGGAAGAGGACTTTGTAACGGAACTATTTTTTGGTAGTGAGACCAAATTGGGCAGAGTATTTGTTCAAGAAGAAGTCCTTACAAATGACAATGCAATTCATGTTCTTGATTATGAAAAGGCAAGTCATATTATTAGAACTTCAAATCATATTGGTGTTAGTATGTGCTACTGTCGACATAAGATGGAGCATTTAAATAAAGCATGTGATGCACCAATGGAGATATGTTTAACTTTTAACAATGCCGCCGCATCGTTAGCAAAATATGAGTATGCACGGCAAATAGATGTATCAGAAGCTCTTGAGCTTTTACATCAAGCATATGAAAACAACCTGGTACAATGTGGTGAAAATGTTCGAGAAGGGGTCAGCTTCATTTGCAATTGCTGTGGGTGTTGCTGTGAGGCTTTAATTGCGGCACGGAAATTCGGAAGTCTTCAGCCTGTTCATACTACAAACTATCTACCTGCAATTACGAAGGATACTTGTAATGGATGTGGCAGATGTGTAAGTGCTTGTCCTATTGGAGCAATTTCATTTACAAATGAGTCAAAAGGCAATGCTAAAAAGGTTATAGTTGATGAAAACATATGTCTTGGCTGTGGAGTTTGCGTAAGGTCATGCATCAAGAAAAGTATCATTTTAGAATCTAGAAAAGAGCGTGTCATTACTCCTGTGAACTCAGTTCATCGGATAGTTTTAATGGCAATAGAAAAGGGAAAGCTTCAGGAGTTAATTTTTGATAATAAGGCCTTTAAAAGTCACAGAGCAATGGCAGCTGTTCTATCTGCCATTCTCAAAATGCCACCAATTAAACAAGTTATGGCAAGTAAGCAAATGAAGTCTGTCTATCTGGAGAAATTGGTAAAGAAGTTTACGTAG
- a CDS encoding aminoacyl-tRNA deacylase, translated as MANLKTNAMRILDKAGISYNTYSYNHSDGLIDGITVAKKIGRPVDQVYKTLVAQGTSRDYYVFIIPVSNELDLKAAARAVGEKAVNMIKIADINKVTGYIRGGCSPIGMKKEYRTVIDNSCHMLETIIISAGKVGYQIELTPNDLIKLIKCKTEKLMSS; from the coding sequence TTGGCGAATTTGAAGACAAATGCTATGAGAATTCTTGATAAAGCAGGAATTTCATATAATACATATAGCTATAATCATAGTGATGGATTGATTGATGGGATTACAGTTGCAAAAAAGATAGGGCGTCCTGTTGATCAGGTCTATAAAACCCTTGTTGCCCAGGGAACAAGCAGAGACTATTATGTTTTTATCATTCCCGTTTCCAACGAGCTTGATTTAAAAGCAGCGGCTAGGGCAGTAGGTGAAAAAGCGGTAAATATGATTAAGATTGCAGATATTAATAAGGTTACTGGATACATTCGTGGAGGCTGCTCTCCTATAGGAATGAAGAAAGAATATAGAACGGTAATTGATAATTCTTGCCACATGTTAGAAACAATAATTATAAGTGCAGGGAAGGTAGGATATCAAATTGAACTTACGCCTAACGATTTAATCAAGTTAATTAAGTGTAAGACTGAAAAATTAATGTCTTCATAA
- a CDS encoding TetR family transcriptional regulator: MFSKFLSLESERKNAILNAALREFANRGFDDASTNVIAKESGISKPLMFHYVNNKKDFFLFLYDYCLEILQTEYFDKVNLDERDLFERLRQTSLLKIKVIQKYPWIFDFVKMAVLTESVAVKAELLERRKKVENNSLAKFYSDIDVSRFRDNLDIEKAKQLIFWAVGGYAEQVLDRLKGSKLENINLNGIQSEFDEYLNELRKVYYK; the protein is encoded by the coding sequence ATGTTTTCAAAATTTTTAAGTCTAGAATCTGAAAGAAAGAATGCTATTTTGAATGCTGCATTAAGAGAATTTGCAAACAGGGGATTTGACGATGCCTCAACAAATGTTATTGCCAAGGAATCAGGTATTTCAAAGCCGTTAATGTTTCACTACGTGAATAATAAAAAGGACTTTTTTCTATTCCTGTATGACTACTGCCTTGAAATTCTACAAACAGAGTATTTTGACAAGGTCAATCTCGATGAAAGAGATTTGTTTGAACGGTTACGTCAAACATCATTACTGAAAATCAAGGTTATTCAAAAATATCCCTGGATTTTTGATTTCGTCAAAATGGCCGTTCTTACTGAATCAGTAGCAGTAAAGGCTGAACTGCTGGAGAGGCGAAAAAAGGTAGAAAACAATAGTCTGGCAAAATTCTATAGTGACATTGATGTATCACGATTCAGAGACAATTTGGATATTGAAAAGGCTAAGCAATTAATTTTTTGGGCTGTTGGAGGGTATGCAGAACAAGTATTAGACAGACTTAAAGGTTCAAAACTAGAAAACATTAATTTAAATGGAATTCAAAGTGAGTTTGACGAATATTTGAATGAATTACGAAAAGTATACTATAAATGA
- a CDS encoding ABC transporter ATP-binding protein, with translation MNVIETIKLTKSYGKQEALRGVDLTVKQGEAYGFIGPNGSGKSTTIRILLGMLRKNGGEAKLLGGDPWQDAVSLHQRLVYVPGDVTLWPNLTGGEVIDFLGRLQGKIDPSRRKELLDRFQLDPRKKCRSYSKGNRQKVALVSAFLSDAELLILDEPTSGLDPLMEQVFQEFIFEVKKQGKTVFLSSHILAEVEALCDRVGIIRQGKIVESGTLEELRHLTRTTVTVGLAKSTNLSQLQGVHDVSRKEEKWRFSVDASAMEAVMGALAPMGIKSLMAEPPTLEELFIRHYGDKLGEKELN, from the coding sequence ATGAATGTAATTGAAACAATAAAACTTACTAAGTCCTATGGCAAGCAGGAGGCTTTACGCGGAGTCGATCTTACTGTAAAGCAAGGCGAGGCGTACGGCTTCATCGGACCAAATGGTTCAGGAAAATCCACAACTATTCGTATTCTTCTGGGGATGCTCCGTAAGAATGGCGGAGAAGCAAAGCTGCTGGGCGGCGATCCTTGGCAGGATGCGGTTAGTCTTCATCAGCGGCTCGTCTATGTGCCTGGAGATGTGACCTTATGGCCCAACTTGACGGGCGGAGAAGTGATTGATTTCTTAGGACGTTTGCAGGGGAAAATCGACCCATCTCGTCGTAAGGAGTTGCTGGACAGATTCCAGCTTGACCCCAGAAAAAAATGCCGTAGCTATTCCAAAGGGAACCGTCAGAAAGTAGCACTAGTATCCGCTTTTCTCTCCGATGCGGAACTACTGATTTTAGATGAGCCTACCAGCGGCCTTGATCCTTTAATGGAGCAGGTTTTTCAGGAATTTATCTTCGAAGTAAAGAAACAGGGGAAAACCGTTTTTCTCTCCAGCCATATTCTTGCGGAGGTAGAAGCTCTTTGCGATCGGGTTGGAATAATTCGACAGGGAAAAATTGTTGAATCCGGCACCCTTGAAGAACTGCGGCATCTAACACGCACAACCGTCACAGTGGGGCTTGCTAAGTCTACAAACCTGAGTCAACTGCAAGGGGTTCACGATGTATCACGAAAGGAAGAAAAATGGCGCTTTTCGGTGGACGCCAGTGCCATGGAGGCTGTAATGGGTGCGCTTGCGCCAATGGGTATTAAGTCTCTTATGGCGGAACCGCCCACTCTTGAAGAACTGTTCATTCGTCACTACGGGGATAAGCTTGGGGAAAAGGAGTTGAACTGA
- a CDS encoding acetylornithine deacetylase, with protein MSLWLQKINSVFSTDELVELTQELIRRPSHWEIPEREKDVLEYICSFLERHNIPYEKQPVKENLYNIIVTIKGEGNGKRLLLNGHVDTVPPYEMDFNPFSGEIIDGHILGRGAVDMKGPVAAMLMTMLVLNRLPLKLKGDVTFTAVIGEEGCSEGTEKLVLSGIEADGAIVGEPSNFDYAVAHRGLEWFEIEFFGRRAHSGDMERGINAINMACRLVTALEDRLLPKLKERFHPLMGPSMLNIGKIEGGTQPSTVAEYCKIQLDRRYINTEKIEDVTREIEEIITELKQAVPGLDIRLILMECGKMEHLNHVPMITDENESIVQTVINNVKLVTKRNPACTTRRGWTDAGLLNFYRNIPTIICGCGDISFSHSKNEQISIEQLIQAVQIYTLTAIDFCNQNR; from the coding sequence ATGTCATTATGGCTACAGAAGATAAACAGCGTATTTTCTACTGATGAACTTGTCGAATTAACCCAAGAGTTAATCAGACGACCGAGTCACTGGGAAATACCAGAAAGGGAAAAGGACGTTTTAGAATATATATGTTCTTTTCTTGAAAGGCATAATATACCTTATGAAAAACAACCTGTCAAAGAAAACCTCTATAATATTATTGTAACAATCAAGGGAGAAGGTAACGGAAAAAGGCTATTATTAAATGGTCATGTGGATACTGTACCACCCTATGAAATGGATTTTAATCCATTTAGCGGAGAAATTATTGATGGTCACATCCTAGGTAGGGGTGCAGTAGATATGAAAGGTCCCGTAGCTGCAATGCTCATGACAATGCTAGTCCTAAATAGACTGCCGTTAAAATTAAAAGGTGATGTGACTTTTACTGCAGTCATTGGCGAAGAAGGTTGTTCAGAAGGTACAGAAAAATTAGTTTTAAGTGGTATCGAAGCTGATGGTGCAATCGTAGGAGAACCTTCAAATTTTGATTATGCCGTGGCGCATAGGGGCTTAGAATGGTTCGAAATAGAGTTTTTCGGAAGAAGGGCACACAGCGGTGATATGGAAAGAGGAATAAATGCAATCAACATGGCATGCAGACTAGTTACTGCCCTAGAAGACAGGTTGCTTCCCAAATTAAAAGAACGTTTCCATCCCCTAATGGGACCATCCATGTTGAATATTGGTAAAATCGAAGGAGGAACTCAACCAAGCACCGTTGCAGAATACTGTAAAATTCAACTAGATAGAAGATATATTAATACAGAAAAAATAGAAGATGTAACACGAGAAATAGAAGAGATAATTACAGAGCTAAAACAGGCTGTTCCAGGACTAGATATTCGTTTAATATTAATGGAATGCGGAAAAATGGAACATTTGAATCACGTTCCAATGATAACCGACGAAAATGAAAGCATTGTCCAAACAGTAATTAATAACGTAAAGCTAGTAACAAAAAGGAACCCGGCATGTACTACCAGACGCGGTTGGACTGATGCAGGACTTTTAAACTTCTACCGCAATATTCCTACCATTATTTGTGGATGTGGAGACATATCATTTTCCCATTCAAAAAATGAGCAAATATCTATTGAGCAGTTAATTCAAGCAGTTCAAATCTATACACTTACCGCCATTGATTTTTGCAACCAAAATCGTTAA
- a CDS encoding C4-dicarboxylate ABC transporter permease has protein sequence MSTGTEVEVKKERKFKFRTPHTYALLFIVLIVAALASYVVPAGEFERSFNEEVERTLVVPGSYASVESNTIGPFELVKAIPRGMAAGSTIIFYIFLVGGAFGIIRATGAIEAGIGKIVVKLADRERLIIPISMLLFSIGGFTIGWAEESIIFVPIGIAIARAMGFDAITGTAMISCGAASGFFGGMLNPFTVGVAQSIAELPLFSGMAFRAVAYVFFLAFGMWYVIRYATAVKKDPKNSVMYEIEEQVKKEEKELNLTSEEIPELNIRHILVFAVLFGGILINIYGVFEWGWYLTELGSSFIAIGIISGLVGGLSLNKTFESFVVGAKALTFGALIVGFARAILVLLEDGRIIDTLINGMVSILGSLPSVITVIGMYAFQIVLNFFIPSGSGQAVTTMPIMVPLADLVGITRQVAVLAYQYGDGITNSIIPTSAALMGYLAIAGIPYEKWFKFIWRLIVGWILIALVFLVIATLTGLQ, from the coding sequence ATGAGTACTGGTACCGAAGTAGAAGTAAAAAAAGAAAGAAAATTTAAGTTTAGAACACCGCACACCTATGCACTATTATTTATTGTATTAATTGTAGCGGCTTTGGCATCTTATGTAGTGCCAGCTGGAGAGTTCGAAAGGTCTTTCAATGAAGAAGTTGAAAGAACACTTGTTGTACCGGGAAGCTATGCATCAGTTGAGTCTAATACCATTGGACCCTTTGAATTGGTCAAAGCTATTCCCAGAGGAATGGCTGCCGGTTCTACCATTATTTTTTATATCTTTCTTGTTGGTGGAGCATTTGGAATTATCAGAGCGACAGGAGCAATTGAAGCAGGTATTGGTAAAATTGTGGTAAAACTTGCCGACCGGGAGAGATTAATTATCCCAATTTCCATGCTATTATTTTCTATTGGTGGTTTTACAATTGGATGGGCTGAAGAAAGTATAATTTTCGTGCCCATAGGTATTGCCATTGCCAGGGCAATGGGCTTTGATGCAATTACTGGCACCGCTATGATTAGCTGTGGTGCAGCTTCAGGCTTTTTTGGCGGAATGCTAAATCCCTTTACGGTAGGTGTAGCACAAAGTATTGCTGAACTACCATTGTTTTCTGGGATGGCATTTAGGGCTGTGGCATATGTATTCTTTTTAGCTTTTGGTATGTGGTATGTTATTCGTTATGCTACCGCAGTAAAGAAAGATCCAAAAAATAGTGTTATGTATGAAATTGAAGAACAGGTTAAGAAGGAAGAGAAGGAACTAAACCTTACTTCTGAAGAAATTCCAGAATTAAATATCAGACACATTTTAGTATTTGCTGTCCTCTTTGGAGGTATTCTTATCAATATTTATGGTGTTTTTGAATGGGGCTGGTATTTAACTGAACTGGGATCATCATTTATAGCCATTGGTATAATTTCAGGACTTGTTGGAGGGCTATCACTTAATAAAACCTTTGAATCTTTTGTAGTTGGGGCAAAGGCTTTAACATTTGGAGCTCTTATAGTTGGGTTTGCCAGAGCTATTCTAGTATTATTGGAAGATGGGCGTATTATTGATACTTTAATAAATGGTATGGTTTCTATACTTGGAAGCTTACCGAGTGTTATTACTGTTATCGGAATGTATGCATTCCAGATTGTCTTGAACTTCTTTATTCCATCTGGAAGCGGTCAGGCAGTTACAACCATGCCTATCATGGTACCCCTTGCTGACTTGGTAGGCATAACCAGGCAAGTAGCAGTTTTGGCTTACCAATATGGGGATGGTATAACAAACTCAATTATTCCAACATCTGCAGCTCTTATGGGATATCTCGCAATAGCAGGAATTCCATATGAAAAGTGGTTTAAATTTATCTGGAGGCTAATTGTAGGTTGGATCCTAATAGCCTTAGTATTCTTAGTAATTGCAACTTTAACAGGTTTACAATAA